In the Haloterrigena turkmenica DSM 5511 genome, CGGTGACCGCCGCGGACGCCGATCTCTCAGTCGTCGTCCTCGAGAAGGGATCGGTCTTCGGCGGCTCGAGCGGACTCTCGGGTGCGCAGCTGTGGATGCCGACGAACCGTCATATGGACGACGTCGGCGTCGACGACTCCGTCGAGGAAGGCATCGACTACATGGCCGCACTCGCCGGCGATTTCTACGCGAACCGCGGCGCAGCGCGGCGCTACATCGAGTCCGCCACAGAGGCCGTCGCGTACTTCGAGGACGAGATCGGTCTCGAACTGCAGGTGATCGGCGGGATGCCTGACTATCACACGTCGTATCCCGGAGCGAAAGCAGAGGGACGGTACCTCGAGCCGCGACCGCTTCCGCGAGACGAGATCCCGGCGACACTGCCGAACTCGCCGCACCTGCCGGGCGGCGCGACCAACGACGAACTCCTGACGTGGGGCGGCGCGTTCACGGTCGGAGCGTGGGACTGGGACGTGATCGACCGTCGTCGCGAGGAGAACGTCGCGACGATGGGGACCGCCCTCATTGGGTACTTCCTCCGCGCGGCGGACGAACGGGGCGTCGACTACCATACGAACGCGACCGTGACCGACCTCGTAGACGACGGCGACGACGTCGTCGGCGTCGAAGTAGCGCACCGATCGCTCCCGTCGGAAATCCGGGCGCGCGAGGGCGTCGTCCTCGCGACCGGCGCCTACGACTGGAACCCGGATATGGTCGAGTCGTTCGAGGACACGCCGTCCGAACACGTGGTCTCCGCGGCCGTGCCGACCGCGACCGGCGACGGCCACCGACTGGCCGCGAACCGCGGCGCGAAGCTCGGGACCTATCCGCCGATCGGCGGGGCGAAGGGGTTCTTCATCGCCGTTCCCGACCGGGAGTTCCTCGGCGAGCCGCTGTACCGCTACTGTTACAACGTCGGCCTCCCGCACGCCATCGCGATCAATGCCGACGGGGAGCGGTTCTGCGACGAGTCGTTCTACCCCGATCAGGCCGCCGAACTGTACGATCCGACCGGAGAGTACCCGCAGTTTCCCTCGTACATGGTGTTCGACGAATCGTATCGCCGGCGGTATCCGCTCGGGAACACGAAGCCGGGCGACTCGTATCCGGACGAGTTTCTCGCGGCGAAAGCGACCGATCTCGAGGGACTCGCCGAACAGCTGAACATCGACGGCGCGACGCTGCAGTCGACGGTCGAGCGATTCAACGAGGGCGCTCGCCGCGGCGAGGACCCCGAGTTCGGATGCGGCGAAAACGAGTGGGCTAACCTGTGGTGTGGTGATCCAACCCACGACCCGAACCCGAACCTCGGTCCGATCGACGAGCCGCCGTTCTACGCCGTTCGCCTCTACGTCGGACTCTCGAGCATGAGCAACACCGGTCTGGTGACCGACGATCACGGGCGAGTCGTCGACTGGAACGAGCGACCGATCGACGGCCTCTACGCCACCGGTTCAGTTTGCGCGCCGGTCGAATGGGGAATCGGATACCAGAGCGGCCTTCAAAACGGACGGTCGCTCACGTACGGGTTCCTCGCCGGTACCCATCTCAGTTCACGGGCTGACGGCTAACCGGGTCGCGCTCTCCGGTGATCCGAACGAACCTGCCCATCGTCGCGGCAACTTCCTCGCCGCTGCGTTCGAAACTTCTTCAATTCTGTCTAAATACAAACGGAATATTTTCTACTTGGATTTATCATTAAAGTTTTCCCCTTCGCGCGATAATCACCGATTGAGAAGTCGTTTTACCAACACCCGTGATGAGACGTAGCACAGTATCATATGAAAGGCCGTAGATTAGCGACGATAGACGAAATTATCGCCATCGAAAGTCCGAACAGTGACGAAACGCTCGCCCGACTGGAGACTTGGGCCACGGATCGAGGTATCGGGCTCTCGACGGTCGACGTCGGAGACGATATCAGCGACGTTTACGACGAGACCAGCGCCACGCTCGGCGTTACGCTCGGCGGTGACGGAACCTTCCTCGAAGGTATCAAAACGTTCGCGCCACGGAATATCCCCCTAATAGGGGTTAACACGGGAACGCTCGCGTTCCTCGCTCGCGTCGAACCCGACGATCTCGAAGCGGCCCTAGACGAGACGATCCGCGGACGAGCGTCGGTTGACAGTCGCCAACAGGTGCGCGTTGATGCACCAGACGTCGAGGCGACGGGGATCAACGACGTGATGCTCCAACAGGTTCCCCCGGAGAATCCGATCGACCGCAAGATCACCCGACTGGACGTCTACGCCGACGACGAGTACGTCGGCGAGTTCGACGGGACCGGCCTGGCCGTTTCGACGCCGACGGGATCGACGGGCGTCTCGCTGTCGGCCAACGGTCCGGTTCACTACCCCGTCAACAACCACACGCTACAGATCGTCCCGCTGCACACCCACAAACTCGGCGTCCGTCCGATCGTCGTCTCACCGTCGACGGAGATTCGGATCGAGACTCAGGGTCAGGCGAGTATGCTCGTCGACGGCGGACGCGCCCACACCGTTCTGAGCCAGGGAGACGAGATCGTCGTTACCGGTGCGGAGCAACTCGCTCACGTCGTCCGGACCAGCTACGACGATCATTTCTTCACAGCGATCTCGAAAAAACTCGGCTGGGGTATTCGCGACGCAGGTGTTCCGGAGGCGAAAGCCCGCGACGGAACTGACGGCGCGGCGAGCGCGACCGATCCAACGGCCGAAGAGGGCGTAGATACCATCGAGCGCGCGCTGACGATCGCCACCGAGGCGGCCGAGGCCGCCGGCGAACCGTTACGCGAACTCCACGGGCAGGTCGAGTCGATCGACGTCAAGAGCGACAAGTCCGACATCGTCACCGAAGCCGACCATCAGGCCGACCGCGTCATCACTACCGTCATTCGGAACGAGTTCCCCGATCACGCGATTTTCTCGGAGGAAAGCGTTCGACAGACGAACGCGGACGGCGACTACACCTGGGTCGTCGACCCGCTCGACGGAACCGGCAACTTCGCTCACGGCAACCCGAACTACTCGATCTCGATCGGGCTCCTCGAGGACGGCGTTCCGGTGATGGGAGTCGTCTACATCCCCGAAACCGACGAGCTGTTCTCCGCGATCGCAGGCGGGGACGTTCGGAAAGACAGCGAACCGATCGTGACGACCGACCGGGACTCCTTAGACGAGAGCATGCTCATCTCCGGGTACGATCCGGACGGAACATTCCTCACACATTTCTACCAGGAGTCTCGCGGCGTCCGCCGGCTCGGTTCGGCCGCGCTCAATCTGTGTTACCTCGCGAGCGGCAGCGCCGATGCCGTCTGGGAGCGCGACACCTACCCCTGGGACATCGCTGCCGGACTCGTTATCGCGCGCGCTGCCGGCGCCGAGTTCACCGACGAAACGGGCGAACCGTTCGAGTTTAGCCTCGACACCGATGAACAGCGGACGTTACTGGGATCCAACGGGTCGCTGCACCCCGAAATTCTCGACCACCTCGAGTCGGGACTCGCCGTTCCAAATCGTTCCAAATCAGTAGACTTCGCTCAAGACGGTCCGACGGAAGCGGTAGCAGACGATCAGTAGGATCGGTTCTCCGACGACCTTCCGTCACGGCTCGATCGGTCCCTCGCTTGATTAGCGGAAAGTCTGTCGGTCCGGTTCAATTACTCGATAGTGAGTGCGGAAGCGTAAATGAGAAACGAGGACCAATCCCGACAGGCTCGCTCACATGCGCGGCCAAGTATCGGAGAGGTTGATGTTGACCGTCTTCGTCTGGCGGTACTCGTGGTATGCCTGTCGGTTCATCTCGCGGCCGGCGCCGCTCTGTTTGTAGCCGCCGTGGGGAACGCCCGTCTGGAACGCGTTGTAGCAGTTGACCCAGACGACGCCGGCTTCCAGTTCGTCGCTCACGGTGTGGGCGGTCTGTAGGTCCTGGGTCCAGATTCCGGAGGCGAGCCCGTACTCGGTGTCGTTAGCCAACTCGAGCATCTCCTCGCGGTCGCTCCACTTCAGAACGGTCAGGACGGGGCCGAACACCTCTTCGCAGGCCACCGTATCGTCGTTGTCGACGTCCGTGAGGATGGTCGGCTCGAAGAACGGCGCGCCGCCGAGCCCCTCGATATCCTGACTCTCGCCGCCCATGTACAACGTCGCTCCGTCCTCGACGGCCTCGTCGACGTACGACTGCACCCGGTCGAGGTGCTTGTGATCGATCAGGGGACCGAGCATCGTCCCGTCGTCGAGCGGATCGCCCATCTGGAACATCTGTTCGGCCGTCGCCGACAGGGTCTCGAGGAACTCGTCGTAGATGTCCTCGTGGAGGAACAGTCTCGACCCGGCCGTACAGACCTGCCCGTTGAAGCCGTAGATACCCATGGCGACGCCCTGCGCGGTCGTCTCGAGGTCCGCGTCGGGGAAGACGATGCTCGGGGATTTCCCGCCGAGTTCCAGCGAGATGGCCTTGATGTTCGACGCCGCGCTCTTCATCACCGACTGGCCGGCGGCCGTCGACCCGGTGAGCGATACCTTCCGAATCCGCGAGTGGGAAGAGATCGCTTCCCCGACCTCGGGCCCGGTGCCCGGAACCATGTTCACCGTGCCGTCGGGCAGGACGTCGTCGATGATGTCCATCGCCTCGAACGACGAGACCACCCCGCGCGGCGAGGGCTTGTAGACGACGGTGTTCCCGGCCGCGAGCGCGGGCGCCAGCTTCACGCCGAGGTTCCCTAGCGGGCCGTTCCACGGCGTGATGAGGCCGACGACGCCGTAGGGTTCCTCCTGCGTGTAGATGTGGTGGTGTTTCTCCATCTCGCCGGTCGACGGGACGGCGCCCTTGTCCGTCGACCGCGCTACCGACGCGAAGTACCGCAACTGGCCGGCGGTCTGCTGAGCGAGCGCCGGCGTCGTCAGTATCGGAAATCCGGTCTCCAGCGTATCGATAGTCG is a window encoding:
- a CDS encoding FAD-dependent oxidoreductase codes for the protein MATKDTPSNASETVHVDVVVVGSGVGGLAAAVTAADADLSVVVLEKGSVFGGSSGLSGAQLWMPTNRHMDDVGVDDSVEEGIDYMAALAGDFYANRGAARRYIESATEAVAYFEDEIGLELQVIGGMPDYHTSYPGAKAEGRYLEPRPLPRDEIPATLPNSPHLPGGATNDELLTWGGAFTVGAWDWDVIDRRREENVATMGTALIGYFLRAADERGVDYHTNATVTDLVDDGDDVVGVEVAHRSLPSEIRAREGVVLATGAYDWNPDMVESFEDTPSEHVVSAAVPTATGDGHRLAANRGAKLGTYPPIGGAKGFFIAVPDREFLGEPLYRYCYNVGLPHAIAINADGERFCDESFYPDQAAELYDPTGEYPQFPSYMVFDESYRRRYPLGNTKPGDSYPDEFLAAKATDLEGLAEQLNIDGATLQSTVERFNEGARRGEDPEFGCGENEWANLWCGDPTHDPNPNLGPIDEPPFYAVRLYVGLSSMSNTGLVTDDHGRVVDWNERPIDGLYATGSVCAPVEWGIGYQSGLQNGRSLTYGFLAGTHLSSRADG
- a CDS encoding aldehyde dehydrogenase family protein, whose product is MSEDVLERHREAAAPIQERYDLYIGGEWSESDGGDVVESLDAITGETLAEYQQGTAADVDRAVDAAEEAYRSEWGELSSSERAEYLEELADAIEEKAELLSTIDTLETGFPILTTPALAQQTAGQLRYFASVARSTDKGAVPSTGEMEKHHHIYTQEEPYGVVGLITPWNGPLGNLGVKLAPALAAGNTVVYKPSPRGVVSSFEAMDIIDDVLPDGTVNMVPGTGPEVGEAISSHSRIRKVSLTGSTAAGQSVMKSAASNIKAISLELGGKSPSIVFPDADLETTAQGVAMGIYGFNGQVCTAGSRLFLHEDIYDEFLETLSATAEQMFQMGDPLDDGTMLGPLIDHKHLDRVQSYVDEAVEDGATLYMGGESQDIEGLGGAPFFEPTILTDVDNDDTVACEEVFGPVLTVLKWSDREEMLELANDTEYGLASGIWTQDLQTAHTVSDELEAGVVWVNCYNAFQTGVPHGGYKQSGAGREMNRQAYHEYRQTKTVNINLSDTWPRM
- a CDS encoding NAD(+)/NADH kinase, with product MKGRRLATIDEIIAIESPNSDETLARLETWATDRGIGLSTVDVGDDISDVYDETSATLGVTLGGDGTFLEGIKTFAPRNIPLIGVNTGTLAFLARVEPDDLEAALDETIRGRASVDSRQQVRVDAPDVEATGINDVMLQQVPPENPIDRKITRLDVYADDEYVGEFDGTGLAVSTPTGSTGVSLSANGPVHYPVNNHTLQIVPLHTHKLGVRPIVVSPSTEIRIETQGQASMLVDGGRAHTVLSQGDEIVVTGAEQLAHVVRTSYDDHFFTAISKKLGWGIRDAGVPEAKARDGTDGAASATDPTAEEGVDTIERALTIATEAAEAAGEPLRELHGQVESIDVKSDKSDIVTEADHQADRVITTVIRNEFPDHAIFSEESVRQTNADGDYTWVVDPLDGTGNFAHGNPNYSISIGLLEDGVPVMGVVYIPETDELFSAIAGGDVRKDSEPIVTTDRDSLDESMLISGYDPDGTFLTHFYQESRGVRRLGSAALNLCYLASGSADAVWERDTYPWDIAAGLVIARAAGAEFTDETGEPFEFSLDTDEQRTLLGSNGSLHPEILDHLESGLAVPNRSKSVDFAQDGPTEAVADDQ